The proteins below are encoded in one region of Cololabis saira isolate AMF1-May2022 chromosome 21, fColSai1.1, whole genome shotgun sequence:
- the LOC133421820 gene encoding myeloid-associated differentiation marker-like protein 2 gives MDAHGGHYLNKDAVLSPLGAARMCQLLFGCTIIALVSHSAGYSASYGIFCMFVWCFCFAVTLVVFTLDITRLHACMPISWDNFTVTFAMLATLMYITASVVYPVYFLDIEWSDEDYEVQIYRIAVTVCSSICVFPYAVEVFLTRAKPGTVVGYMATVSGLLKVVQGFVACIIFGALANDSEYDVYAASQYCIVVYSLCFCITVIVVILTVSGRTSALKFPFDRFVVVYTFFAVVLYLSTALIWPIFSFDRKYGNSTRPEDCPRGECAWDSKLVVAVFTNVNLVLYFIDLVYSQRIRFISSST, from the coding sequence ATGGATGCTCACGGAGGACACTACCTCAACAAGGACGCTGTGCTTTCACCTTTAGGTGCAGCCCGAATGTGCCAGCTCCTGTTTGGCTGCACCATAATAGCCCTGGTGTCCCACAGCGCGGGCTACAGCGCCTCTTATGGGATCTTCTGCATGTTCGTGTGGTGCTTCTGCTTCGCGGTCACCCTGGTCGTGTTCACCTTGGACATCACGCGGCTCCACGCTTGTATGCCAATTTCCTGGGATAACTTCACCGTGACTTTTGCCATGCTGGCAACTCTCATGTACATCACTGCCTCTGTGGTCTACCCCGtttatttcctcgacattgagTGGTCTGATGAGGACTACGAGGTGCAAATCTACCGCATTGCTGTCACCGTTTGTTCCAGCATCTGCGTCTTTCCTTACGCAGTCGAGGTGTTCCTAACGCGAGCCAAACCAGGAACTGTGGTGGGTTACATGGCCACTGTGTCTGGTCTGCTCAAGGTGGTCCAGGGTTTTGTGGCCTGCATCATTTTCGGGGCCTTAGCTAACGATAGTGAGTACGATGTCTACGCCGCCAGTCAGTACTGCATAGTTGTGTACAGCCTGTGTTTCTGCATCACAGTGATAGTGGTCATACTGACAGTGTCCGGCAGAACCTCTGCCCTGAAGTTCCCGTTTGACCGGTTTGTGGTTGTGTACACCTTCTTTGCTGTGGTCCTCTATCTCAGTACTGCACTGATCTGGCCCATCTTCAGCTTTGACAGGAAGTACGGCAACAGTACTCGTCCTGAGGACTGCCCTCGTGGGGAATGTGCCTGGGACAGTAAGCTGGTGGTTGCAGTTTTCACCAACGTCAACCtggtattatattttattgatctTGTTTACTCCCAAAGGATTCGCTTCATCTCCAGCTCGACTTGA
- the pycr1a gene encoding pyrroline-5-carboxylate reductase 1a, with translation MSVGFIGAGQLANALVKGFSAAGVIATHRITASSPDTDLPTVHQLRKAGVHFTTSNKETVSKSDVLFLAVKPHIIPFVLDEIGPDIEDRHLIVSCAAGVTISSIEKKLEQYRSSPKVMRCMTNTPVVVREGATVYATGTHAEVEDGKLLEQLMASVGYCTEVEEDLIDAVTGLSGSGPAYAFTAVEALADGGVKMGLPRRLAVRLGAQALLGAARMLLDSEQHPGQLKDNVCSPGGATIHALHVMESGGFRSLLINAVEASCVRTRELQFLADQEKISPAAIKKTTLDKVLQQPGVTADTVGVRSGGISVFKSNNPRIKKH, from the exons ATGAGTGTGGGCTTTATTGGAGCGGGCCAATTGGCCAACGCTTTGGTGAAAGGCTTCTCGGCCGCAG GCGTGATTGCCACCCACAGAATCACAGCCAGTTCTCCAGACACGGACCTCCCCACAGTGCATCAGCTGCGG AAAGCAGGTGTACACTTTACCACAAGTAACAAGGAAACTGTAAGCAAAAGTGATGTCCTCTTCCTGGCTGTGAAGCCCCACATCATTCCTTTTGTGCTTGATGAGATTGGACCAGATATCGAAGACCGACACCTTATTGTGTCCTGTGCTGCAGGTGTCACTATCAGCTCTATAGAAAAG AAGCTGGAGCAGTATCgcagttctccaaaagtaatgcGTTGCATGACCAACACTCCAGTGGTCGTCCGTGAAGGGGCCACAGTCTATGCCACAGGAACCCATGCAGAAGTGGAGGATGGAAAGCTCCTTGAACAGCTGATGGCCAGTGTTGGCTACTGCACTGAAGTGGAAGAGGACCTGATTGATGCTGTCACTGGCCTGAGTGGGAGTGGCCCAGCTTAT GCATTCACGGCTGTAGAAGCTCTTGCTGATGGGGGAGTGAAAATGGGCCTGCCCAGGAGACTGGCTGTACGCCTTGGAGCCCAAGCCCTGCTG GGTGCTGCTCGAATGCTGCTGGACTCAGAGCAGCACCCCGGGCAGCTCAAGGACAATGTGTGTTCACCAGGGGGCGCCACCATCCACGCCCTTCACGTCATGGAGAGTGGTGGCTTTCGAAGCCTCCTCATAAATGCTGTAGAGGCCTCCTGTGTGAGGACCAG GGAGCTTCAGTTTTTGGCTGACCAAGAGAAGATCTCCCCTGCTGCAATTAAGAAGACAACTCTGGACAAAGTGCTTCAGCAGCCAGGAGTCACTGCAGACACTGTTGGAGTCCGATCTGGTGGGATCAGTGTCTTCAAGAGCAATAACCCCAGAATCAAGAAGCattaa